A stretch of DNA from Bacillota bacterium:
CTAACGTGTCGAGTTCCCATTCAGACCCGATATATCCCATGCATGCGACTCCAGTCGCCCCGACGGCCGCAGCGTACTCCGCGGAGTACAGCAACCGCATCTCTCCCGGCATCTCCCGCGTGGATGCCTGCACGTCGAGACGCAGGTAGACTCTTGTCCCAGAGAGGAGTCCACGATAGCGTTTGGCGATCCCCGGGCTCGTCAGAATACCGTCTGCACCTG
This window harbors:
- a CDS encoding fructose-bisphosphate aldolase — its product is MTDQTRPRLIVAMDHALEMGPVVGLEDPGRVITQAIAAGADGILTSPGIAKRYRGLLSGTRVYLRLDVQASTREMPGEMRLLYSAEYAAAVGATGVACMGYIGSEWELDTL